A genomic stretch from Setaria viridis chromosome 1, Setaria_viridis_v4.0, whole genome shotgun sequence includes:
- the LOC117857277 gene encoding uncharacterized protein isoform X1 — MAAEPGKETVAPAPPPREPETVDGRPAEAEIADLVAPLTSEPAEAPHAVVEPGEETTTPPPPPPPRETEPTDGVAPALDPALPTAESARLAPPQEKPDAAAAGPPEQTTTEAGGLPPTPTKAEEVAALPPPAEKPSLGRVVTAAVEAEKQFPVAAAPAPPQQQSPPQQQQESGTAKEASSVHAEKKDAAPVAAHEGEEKKPGEKLAALAPMAQDGRRGWRHLQAAVRLIFLRCKRAPRGDQSTPQSPMPEDKGGETKPPASVQEEKKPTLADEGETKPPAPGGEQQASGQEQVATSPPPPPTETSSLERAATAAEAEKPLAAPPPQQPPQKEEGGAPGQASSVQEEEEKGAAPAKAPEGEEKPARRRWRRLKAAVLLLFLRPNSSPRHGDQLSMDKEDEVQPPAPAGKQPASGLEDRKTIQAEKPQRKDSAVGVPAEPHKGEMKPSAPDGEVPASGQKEQKPATAPKPYGKDSTGGVLDKPGVKRKDERGESKRRHDESQAGAVAGGDAGPEGTPAGNTKTTSPPGSLAKKFQKAVKRLLGILSWYKEHRSSRVGGEPQAGAPPMEESKGADEIKPATALDGDKGADTGTKPSPADGKQPASGSKEEKLKKWEREEERLEEILEGAFTRLLAAEYHQLRPIRKKCLLTFSVFDLASEVKKQVMVYWWVSEFNLRHRSDQSVKSAADAAPTETRRSTCWQARKTAAAAAAAAGGGGHPPAPEGSKAEDHGGKPDAEAEGIFSELSSHGFLEPMKNWCSRVIHGCKVNPLVHWMLKRRARDDRFADLDVKGSPAYLQHSSSILCLTACNRGLLQRMRMADESQQAGNKTDTTTTTTTTTTTTTTTTAAQDKAPDQDPKNTESIPSIEEIEKLFKRKQVILNVNAHVYPVSKSTFFHLADSLVVLQLGRWCNLDDNTYMEVDGLESLSTIGLLKNLRYLSLRGLSRLTELPKGIRWLRKLAILDMRGCQNLVNVASKITTPLKQLTHLDLTECYMLEHIGRGITSLSELQVFKGFVFATGTQGNKACRLQDLKRLRKLQKLTVRITTDANVGRSDMAELKHLTSLRKLTITWSEIPSILDGDSDTVKVRRDELIERWTSFELSQELLKLDLRCYPKNVLKLKKHQNLKKLYLRGGDLERFSIGDESKPSNSSEKTNSIKTLRLRYLKNFSMKWEDIRLLLGDIEYMEIVTKDEKLMKDVNKDQKDIEEESKPVKDVEIKGQKDRGEEPKPVKQKKIIYSTLDENGVWVKDQKEEDNLRLIAQASKEKEAQDAMEKSKVSGPIEDPNKAASIVKDANEDDNTRKRQPEGKQEHVATDEVPQQLKTEPTPTV; from the exons ATGGCGGCGGAGCCTGGCAAAGAAACTGTCGCACCGGCTCCGCCACCACGAGAACCTGAAACCGTTGACGGAAGACCTGCTGAAGCTGAAATCGCCGACCTCGTCGCACCTCTTACAAGCGagccggcggaggcgccgcaTGCCGTGGTGGAGCCAGGCGAAGAAACTAccacaccacctccacctccacctccgcgagAAACCGAACCCACCGACGGCGTTGCTCCCGCGCTCGACCCCGCACTGCCCACGGCCGAGTCGGCTCGCCTGGCGCCGCCACAAGAGAAGCCTGACGCCGCTGCGGCTGGCCCCCCGGAGCAGACGACGACGGAGGCAGGCGGCCTGCCACCTACGCCAACCAAGGCGGAGGAAGTGGCCGCATTGCCTCCGCCTGCCGAGAAGCCGTCGCTGGGGAGggtggtgacggcggcggttgAAGCCGAGAAGCAGTTCCCCGTagctgctgcgcctgcgccaccACAGCAACagtcgccgccgcagcagcagcaagaaagCGGCACTGCGAAAGAAGCATCCTCGGTTCACGCGGAGAAGAAGGACGCGGCACCGGTAGCAGCGCatgagggagaggagaagaagcCGGGGGAGAAGCTCGCGGCACTGGCGCCGATGGCGCAGGATGGACGTCGCGGGTGGCGACATCTCCAGGCCGCCGTGCGCTTGATCTTCCTCCGCTGCAAGAGGGCTCCGCGCGGAGATCAGAGCACTCCACAGTCTCCAATGCCCGAAGACAAAGGAGGAGAGACGAAGCCGCCGGCGTCAGTGCAGGAGGAAAAGAAGCCGACGCTGGCGGACGAAGGGGAGACtaagccgccggcgccgggcggcgagCAGCAGGCGTCAGGGCAGGAGCAAGTGGCCAcatcgcctccgccaccgccaaccGAGACATCGTCACTGgagagggcggcgacggcggctgaGGCTGAGAAGCCGctcgccgcaccaccaccacagcagcCGCCGCAGAAGGAAGAAGGCGGCGCTCCCGGACAAGCCTCCTCTGtccaagaggaggaggagaagggcgcGGCACCGGCAAAGGCGCCGGAGGGAGAAGAGAAGCCGGCGCGCCGTCGGTGGCGACGTCTCAAGGCCGCAGTGCTCCTGCTCTTCCTCCGTCCTAATAGCTCTCCCCGGCACGGAGATCAACTGTCCATGGACAAAGAAGATGAGgtgcagccgccggcgccggccggcaagCAGCCGGCGTCAGGGCTGGAGGACAGGAAGACAATACAGGCGGAGAAGCCACAACGGAAGGACAGCGCTGTAGGTGTTCCCGCTGAGCCTCACAAAGGCGAGATGAAGCCGTCGGCACCGGATGGCGAGGTGCCGGCGTCAGGGCAGAAAGAGCAgaagccggcgacggcgccgaagCCGTACGGGAAGGACAGCACCGGCGGTGTTCTTGACAAGCCTGGAGTTAAGCGGAAGGATGAACGTGGAGAAAGCAAGCGCCGCCACGACGAGAGCCAGGCTGGCGCCGTCGCTGGAGGCGACGCCGGCCCTGAAGGAACGCCGGCGGGGAACACGAAGACGACATCACCCCCCGGCTCTTTGGCGAAGAAGTTTCAGAAGGCGGTCAAGCGGCTCCTGGGCATCTTGTCGTGGTACAAAGAGCACCGCTCGTCGAGGGTGGGCGGTGAGCCTCAGGCAGGGGCGCCGCCGATGGAGGAGAGCAAAGGCGCTGACGAGATCAAGCCGGCTACGGCGCTGGATGGTGACAAAGGCGCCGACACCGGCACCAAGCCGTCGCCGGCGGACGGGAAGCAGCCGGCGTCAGGATCGAAGGAGGAGAAACTGAAGAAGTGGGAACGGGAGGAAGAACGGCTTGAGGAGATCCTCGAGGGTGCTTTCACGAGGCTCCTCGCGGCGGAGTACCACCAACTCCGGCCCATCAGGAAGAAATGCCTCCTCACCTTCTCCGTCTTCGACCTCGCCTCCGAGGTGAAGAAGCAAGTCATGGTCTACTGGTGGGTCTCCGAGTTCAACCTCCGGCACCGGAGTGATCAATCAGTTAAATCAGCTGCAGACGCGGCGCCGACGGAGACAAGAAGAAGCACCTGCTGGCAGGCACGTaaaactgctgctgctgctgctgctgccgccggcggtggaggccatCCACCGGCACCGGAGGGTAGTAAAGCCGAAGATCACGGCGGCAAGCCTGACGCCGAGGCGGAGGGCATATTCTCCGAGCTCTCCAGCCATGGCTTCCTCGAGCCGATGAAGAACTGGTGCAGCAGGGTGATCCATGGCTGCAAGGTGAACCCCCTGGTGCACTGGATGCTGAAGCGCCGGGCAAGGGATGACCGCTTCGCCGACCTGGACGTGAAGGGAAGCCCGGCGTACTTGCAGCACAGTTCCAGCATCCTCTGCCTGACGGCGTGCAACCGTGGCCTGCTACAGAGGATGCGCATGGCAGATGAGTCACAACAGGCCGGGAATAAAAccgacaccaccaccaccaccaccaccaccacaacaacaacaacaacaactactGCAGCCCAGGACAAGGCGCCAGACCAG GACCCAAAAAACACTGAGTCCATCCCTTCCATTGAAGAGATTGAAAAATTATTCAAACGAAAGCAAGTAATCCTCAATGTCAATGCACATGTGTACCCAGTCTCGAAGTCCACATTCTTTCACCTTGCCGACAGCTTGGTTGTGCTGCAGCTCGGCCGATGGTGTAATCTCGATGACAATACATACATGGAGGTGGATGGCCTAGAATCTTTGAGTACCATTGGCTTACTCAAGAACCTCCGGTATCTTAGTCTCCGTGGGTTGTCACGGCTAACGGAGCTCCCAAAAGGGATCCGATGGCTTAGGAAACTTGCAATCTTAGACATGCGTGGTTGCCAAAACCTTGTCAATGTGGCATCAAAGATCACCACACCATTGAAGCAGCTTACCCATTTGGACCTCACTGAGTGCTACATGTTGGAACATATTGGCCGAGGAATCACCTCTCTCTCAGAGTTGCAGGTGTTTAAGGGCTTTGTGTTTGCAACTGGAACACAAGGTAATAAGGCATGCCGATTGCAGGACCTCAAGAGGTTGAGGAAGCTCCAAAAGCTCACTGTTAGAATCACCACTGATGCTAATGTAGGAAGGAGTGATATGGCAGAGCTTAAGCATCTCACCAGCCTTCGTAAACTCACAATCACATGGAGTGAGATACCAAGCATATTAGATGGTGACTCAGACACGGTGAAAGTTAGGCGTGACGAACTTATTGAGAGATGGACCAGCTTTGAGCTGTCACAAGAGCTTTTGAAACTGGATCTTCGGTGCTATCCTAAGAATGTGCTAAAACTCAAAAAGCACCAGAATCTCAAGAAGCTTTATTTAAGAggtggagatttggaaagatTTTCAATTGGTGATGAATCAAAACCGAGTAATTCCTCCGAAAAAACAAACTCCATCAAGACATTGCGTCTAAGGTACTTAAAAAACTTTAGTatgaaatgggaagatattcgTTTATTATTGGGGGATATTGAATACATGGAAATTGTGACTAAGGATGAAAAGCTAATGAAGGATGTGAATAAGGATCAAAAGGATATAGAGGAAGAGAGCAAGCCTGTGAAGGATGTAGAAATAAAGGGTCAAAAGGATAGAGGGGAAGAGCCCAAGCCTGTGAAGCAGAAAAAGATAATATACTCTACTTTGGATGAGAATGGGGTATGGGTGAAGGATCAGAAGGAAGAGGATAACCTAAGGTTGATTGCACAAGCTAGCAAGGAAAAAGAAGCTCAGGATGCCATGGAAAAGAGCAAAG TTTCAGGACCTATTGAAGATCCTAACAAAGCTGCTAGCATCGTCAAAGATGCCAATGAGGATGACAATACTAGAAAAAGACAACCAG AGGGCAAACAAGAACATGTAGCAACTGATGAGGTGCCACAACAGTTGAAGACAGAACCAACTCCCACAGTTTAG
- the LOC117857277 gene encoding uncharacterized protein isoform X4: MAAEPGKETVAPAPPPREPETVDGRPAEAEIADLVAPLTSEPAEAPHAVVEPGEETTTPPPPPPPRETEPTDGVAPALDPALPTAESARLAPPQEKPDAAAAGPPEQTTTEAGGLPPTPTKAEEVAALPPPAEKPSLGRVVTAAVEAEKQFPVAAAPAPPQQQSPPQQQQESGTAKEASSVHAEKKDAAPVAAHEGEEKKPGEKLAALAPMAQDGRRGWRHLQAAVRLIFLRCKRAPRGDQSTPQSPMPEDKGGETKPPASVQEEKKPTLADEGETKPPAPGGEQQASGQEQVATSPPPPPTETSSLERAATAAEAEKPLAAPPPQQPPQKEEGGAPGQASSVQEEEEKGAAPAKAPEGEEKPARRRWRRLKAAVLLLFLRPNSSPRHGDQLSMDKEDEVQPPAPAGKQPASGLEDRKTIQAEKPQRKDSAVGVPAEPHKGEMKPSAPDGEVPASGQKEQKPATAPKPYGKDSTGGVLDKPGVKRKDERGESKRRHDESQAGAVAGGDAGPEGTPAGNTKTTSPPGSLAKKFQKAVKRLLGILSWYKEHRSSRVGGEPQAGAPPMEESKGADEIKPATALDGDKGADTGTKPSPADGKQPASGSKEEKLKKWEREEERLEEILEGAFTRLLAAEYHQLRPIRKKCLLTFSVFDLASEVKKQVMVYWWVSEFNLRHRSDQSVKSAADAAPTETRRSTCWQARKTAAAAAAAAGGGGHPPAPEGSKAEDHGGKPDAEAEGIFSELSSHGFLEPMKNWCSRVIHGCKVNPLVHWMLKRRARDDRFADLDVKGSPAYLQHSSSILCLTACNRGLLQRMRMADESQQAGNKTDTTTTTTTTTTTTTTTTAAQDKAPDQDPKNTESIPSIEEIEKLFKRKQVILNVNAHVYPVSKSTFFHLADSLVVLQLGRWCNLDDNTYMEVDGLESLSTIGLLKNLRYLSLRGLSRLTELPKGIRWLRKLAILDMRGCQNLVNVASKITTPLKQLTHLDLTECYMLEHIGRGITSLSELQVFKGFVFATGTQGNKACRLQDLKRLRKLQKLTVRITTDANVGRSDMAELKHLTSLRKLTITWSEIPSILDGDSDTVKVRRDELIERWTSFELSQELLKLDLRCYPKNVLKLKKHQNLKKLYLRGGDLERFSIGDESKPSNSSEKTNSIKTLRLRM, from the exons ATGGCGGCGGAGCCTGGCAAAGAAACTGTCGCACCGGCTCCGCCACCACGAGAACCTGAAACCGTTGACGGAAGACCTGCTGAAGCTGAAATCGCCGACCTCGTCGCACCTCTTACAAGCGagccggcggaggcgccgcaTGCCGTGGTGGAGCCAGGCGAAGAAACTAccacaccacctccacctccacctccgcgagAAACCGAACCCACCGACGGCGTTGCTCCCGCGCTCGACCCCGCACTGCCCACGGCCGAGTCGGCTCGCCTGGCGCCGCCACAAGAGAAGCCTGACGCCGCTGCGGCTGGCCCCCCGGAGCAGACGACGACGGAGGCAGGCGGCCTGCCACCTACGCCAACCAAGGCGGAGGAAGTGGCCGCATTGCCTCCGCCTGCCGAGAAGCCGTCGCTGGGGAGggtggtgacggcggcggttgAAGCCGAGAAGCAGTTCCCCGTagctgctgcgcctgcgccaccACAGCAACagtcgccgccgcagcagcagcaagaaagCGGCACTGCGAAAGAAGCATCCTCGGTTCACGCGGAGAAGAAGGACGCGGCACCGGTAGCAGCGCatgagggagaggagaagaagcCGGGGGAGAAGCTCGCGGCACTGGCGCCGATGGCGCAGGATGGACGTCGCGGGTGGCGACATCTCCAGGCCGCCGTGCGCTTGATCTTCCTCCGCTGCAAGAGGGCTCCGCGCGGAGATCAGAGCACTCCACAGTCTCCAATGCCCGAAGACAAAGGAGGAGAGACGAAGCCGCCGGCGTCAGTGCAGGAGGAAAAGAAGCCGACGCTGGCGGACGAAGGGGAGACtaagccgccggcgccgggcggcgagCAGCAGGCGTCAGGGCAGGAGCAAGTGGCCAcatcgcctccgccaccgccaaccGAGACATCGTCACTGgagagggcggcgacggcggctgaGGCTGAGAAGCCGctcgccgcaccaccaccacagcagcCGCCGCAGAAGGAAGAAGGCGGCGCTCCCGGACAAGCCTCCTCTGtccaagaggaggaggagaagggcgcGGCACCGGCAAAGGCGCCGGAGGGAGAAGAGAAGCCGGCGCGCCGTCGGTGGCGACGTCTCAAGGCCGCAGTGCTCCTGCTCTTCCTCCGTCCTAATAGCTCTCCCCGGCACGGAGATCAACTGTCCATGGACAAAGAAGATGAGgtgcagccgccggcgccggccggcaagCAGCCGGCGTCAGGGCTGGAGGACAGGAAGACAATACAGGCGGAGAAGCCACAACGGAAGGACAGCGCTGTAGGTGTTCCCGCTGAGCCTCACAAAGGCGAGATGAAGCCGTCGGCACCGGATGGCGAGGTGCCGGCGTCAGGGCAGAAAGAGCAgaagccggcgacggcgccgaagCCGTACGGGAAGGACAGCACCGGCGGTGTTCTTGACAAGCCTGGAGTTAAGCGGAAGGATGAACGTGGAGAAAGCAAGCGCCGCCACGACGAGAGCCAGGCTGGCGCCGTCGCTGGAGGCGACGCCGGCCCTGAAGGAACGCCGGCGGGGAACACGAAGACGACATCACCCCCCGGCTCTTTGGCGAAGAAGTTTCAGAAGGCGGTCAAGCGGCTCCTGGGCATCTTGTCGTGGTACAAAGAGCACCGCTCGTCGAGGGTGGGCGGTGAGCCTCAGGCAGGGGCGCCGCCGATGGAGGAGAGCAAAGGCGCTGACGAGATCAAGCCGGCTACGGCGCTGGATGGTGACAAAGGCGCCGACACCGGCACCAAGCCGTCGCCGGCGGACGGGAAGCAGCCGGCGTCAGGATCGAAGGAGGAGAAACTGAAGAAGTGGGAACGGGAGGAAGAACGGCTTGAGGAGATCCTCGAGGGTGCTTTCACGAGGCTCCTCGCGGCGGAGTACCACCAACTCCGGCCCATCAGGAAGAAATGCCTCCTCACCTTCTCCGTCTTCGACCTCGCCTCCGAGGTGAAGAAGCAAGTCATGGTCTACTGGTGGGTCTCCGAGTTCAACCTCCGGCACCGGAGTGATCAATCAGTTAAATCAGCTGCAGACGCGGCGCCGACGGAGACAAGAAGAAGCACCTGCTGGCAGGCACGTaaaactgctgctgctgctgctgctgccgccggcggtggaggccatCCACCGGCACCGGAGGGTAGTAAAGCCGAAGATCACGGCGGCAAGCCTGACGCCGAGGCGGAGGGCATATTCTCCGAGCTCTCCAGCCATGGCTTCCTCGAGCCGATGAAGAACTGGTGCAGCAGGGTGATCCATGGCTGCAAGGTGAACCCCCTGGTGCACTGGATGCTGAAGCGCCGGGCAAGGGATGACCGCTTCGCCGACCTGGACGTGAAGGGAAGCCCGGCGTACTTGCAGCACAGTTCCAGCATCCTCTGCCTGACGGCGTGCAACCGTGGCCTGCTACAGAGGATGCGCATGGCAGATGAGTCACAACAGGCCGGGAATAAAAccgacaccaccaccaccaccaccaccaccacaacaacaacaacaacaactactGCAGCCCAGGACAAGGCGCCAGACCAG GACCCAAAAAACACTGAGTCCATCCCTTCCATTGAAGAGATTGAAAAATTATTCAAACGAAAGCAAGTAATCCTCAATGTCAATGCACATGTGTACCCAGTCTCGAAGTCCACATTCTTTCACCTTGCCGACAGCTTGGTTGTGCTGCAGCTCGGCCGATGGTGTAATCTCGATGACAATACATACATGGAGGTGGATGGCCTAGAATCTTTGAGTACCATTGGCTTACTCAAGAACCTCCGGTATCTTAGTCTCCGTGGGTTGTCACGGCTAACGGAGCTCCCAAAAGGGATCCGATGGCTTAGGAAACTTGCAATCTTAGACATGCGTGGTTGCCAAAACCTTGTCAATGTGGCATCAAAGATCACCACACCATTGAAGCAGCTTACCCATTTGGACCTCACTGAGTGCTACATGTTGGAACATATTGGCCGAGGAATCACCTCTCTCTCAGAGTTGCAGGTGTTTAAGGGCTTTGTGTTTGCAACTGGAACACAAGGTAATAAGGCATGCCGATTGCAGGACCTCAAGAGGTTGAGGAAGCTCCAAAAGCTCACTGTTAGAATCACCACTGATGCTAATGTAGGAAGGAGTGATATGGCAGAGCTTAAGCATCTCACCAGCCTTCGTAAACTCACAATCACATGGAGTGAGATACCAAGCATATTAGATGGTGACTCAGACACGGTGAAAGTTAGGCGTGACGAACTTATTGAGAGATGGACCAGCTTTGAGCTGTCACAAGAGCTTTTGAAACTGGATCTTCGGTGCTATCCTAAGAATGTGCTAAAACTCAAAAAGCACCAGAATCTCAAGAAGCTTTATTTAAGAggtggagatttggaaagatTTTCAATTGGTGATGAATCAAAACCGAGTAATTCCTCCGAAAAAACAAACTCCATCAAGACATTGCGTCTAAG GATGTGA